Below is a window of Drosophila nasuta strain 15112-1781.00 chromosome X, ASM2355853v1, whole genome shotgun sequence DNA.
cacacacacccacacactcacCACTCAAACACACATCAAAACTAGAGCGCGAGTAtttccaaaaacaaaacaaaacaaagaaattcgaaattcgaaattttgtCATCAgcattacaatatttattaacttgaatggttatattttttttacatccTAAAAGCAAAGAGATAAGAGAAGAAACTAAAGTGTAATTGCTAAACACACATCTACGATACATATACGCTatacataaaaacataaacataatatatatatattttttttaacatttaacatgATCACTACATTTACAATCGCATTACTataatgttgttaatattattatattattattattatatttgtataactCTAATATTTAATACGCTGATATACTTATACGAggtattcttattttttttattattttattttattttttttttattatacattgtcatctctttattttgtttattccttctttctttttatttctatgaatttgtttgttaacAATCAAGGAAtattcataaaacaaaaaatgtaattaaatgcGAACGATTTGATAAGTtgatactaataataataattatgatacCGATACTGATACTGATACTGGATACTGAtcgtgatgatgatgatgatgataaaacatggaaaacaactaaaactaaactGTATACATgctgtctttgtctttgtcttgcCATCCAACTGTCTCGTTCTATTTCAGTACCTAAAAAAAGTGAAAGCTATATGTAGAAATAGAGGGATTATATACATGGAATTATGGAACCCGTGTTATATGACCAGCCAAACGAGAGTTGCTATTAATCAAAAAAGCCCATTTCAACACAGTTTGACTTTGTGAAATCAACCGAAAGTGGACAGATTCCGGATGCAGATTTCTAAGCGAAAGAGATTCATTTGAGGTAAGCgttgaatattaataatatacgcTTGTGTATTTCAGATCAAAGTGGCAGAGGAAGCGATTATGGTTCTGCCCGTTTCCTAGTTCTTTGCTCATCTTCGGGTTAACTGATGGCTGATTTACTCTTAAggtaaataaattgattaattccttattgattgcattttataaTGTCATTCCTTCTATGTTGTAGGCTATTTCCTTTGTTATCTGTTGACTGTCGTCTATTATCCTGCTCCGCAAAATCTAGCATATGGTAagcttattaattattaattaaaatagtttcaaCTTCTgacaaacttttatttttgctatagATTGTGCGCTTCCATGACTATTCAAGGCTTTTTCTTCCCGAAATCCTTATGACATTGAAACTTCTTGCGCCCTTGGAACAAAAGAACAATTATTTAAGGCTTTTTCTTCTATAAATTCTGATTGCATTGGAACTTCCTGCGTCCTGCGTCCTGCGAACATCCGAAAAACTATTCAAAGCTCTTCTCTGTAACCTGAAGGCATTAAAACTTCCTGCGTCCTTGGAACATCCGAAGAACTATTAAAGCCTCTTTCTTTTCTACATTCTGAtggaatattatttattttacattctcTATGCATATATAAACTAAAGCTACAGACGAATGAATGGTCATAGCTTCTTACAATACTACTAGACATATCCTAGATATATGAGCTTAAGATAATCCTTAAGAGAATGTAATTGATAAATTGTGCAATGAAAGCGGTCATTCAAAACCTCCAAGAATGGCCGAAAAGTGCCACGTCAGCagatgaaataccaggcgaacagaaaccagcagcaagcagaaatcCAGCATGTAAAGTCatgaagatttaaataaaagaattaaagaTGATTTTAACAGAGCcccaaagtatgctacacaaaATTTAACATTCTTTTGGCGCCTATTTAAAATTTAGCTGAATGTTAATTTCTGCATTTCTGCTTGTTGCTGGTCTCTGTTGGCCTGGTATTTCACCCGCTGACGTGGCACTTTTAGACCGCTCGTGGAGTTTTTGAATACCACCACTTAAAGCAGCCGCGAATGGCTCAAAAAGTGTCAAGTCAGCaggtgaaataccaggcgaacataaatcagcagcaagcagatgTACAGAAATTTTCTTGATTATTTagtagcgccatctatcgtGTGATCTCGCAATGACTGATGTTAATTAATAGAGCCCTAAAGTATgcttcaaaaaattaaatgctattttattttttacattttgctatatatctcggccatatcctgtcggATTTCCAAAGGATATATATTGCTATGATCGTTAGGGCAAACTGAATCGATtggcatcaaaaaaatataggTTCATCTAAGGATACGAAAAAAGGAGactaaaacacaaatttaaggaTATCTCAGAAACTACAAGGACGATTAGGATGTCCTTAAGCCAGTTGATAGATGTGATTAATATAACTCATTTGACACAGGACCCGTTAGGATATGCAAGGACATTGCCGAGTTATTACCTATTTTCTCTATATAAAAAAGTCCTAATAACTCGGAAACCAAAAGGACATTCAAGGATCAAAATGCATATTCGTCTTCTGCAGAATAAGGACTATTCGTATGCCGAAGGACATCTCGATCGTCCTTTAAATAGCTGAGTTACATGTAAGTTTTGAATTTCTTGGTAATTTTTGCATGTTAATTCAAATTGTCGTTGCGAGATCTCacgatagatggcgctactAAATATTCAAGAAAATTTCTGTAcatctgcttgctgctgatttatgttcgcctggtatttcacctGCTGACATAGCACTTTTTGAGCCATTCGCGGCTGCTTTAAGTGGGTGGTACTCAAAACCTCCACGAGCTGTCTAAAAGTGCCACGTCAGCGGGTGAAATACCAGGCCAACAGAGACCAGCAACAAGCAGAAATGTAGAAAGTAACATTAAGCTAAATTGGCGCCAATAGAATGTCAAATTTTGTGTAGCATACTATGGGGCTCTGTTAAAAAATCGTCTTATTTAATTCTGTTATTTAAATCGTCATGCTGGATTTCGGCTTGCTGCTGGtttctgttcgcctggtatttcacctGATGACTTGGCACTTTTTAGCCGTTAGTGGCGGGAGCTTCCAGAGAATGTTGTTGAGCGGAATCTTAGCCGCAATTCTATTTCACTCAAAATAgtctaaataaaaaagaattcgttcgttgtttttttttatttatttaagatatGCATTTTTGAAAAACAGTTTGTAGATATATGCAATGTTATTAGGACTCTTACATCTGATACAACTGATATGCTTAAGAATGAACATTACCACTTATTTTATGAAGTGCATAGGAAACATTTGATGCATCTCAAAATTTAGCTAAatagaaaacataaatattttaatgaatatcttaaatatatatagcaaCTTTGACTTATTAAACATAGCTagctattaaattaaaatgtgttaCAGTATCTGAAGGTTACATTCCAGAAGGCCAAGGAGAAGATATAATAGTGCTGCATCTGTAAAagaagtataataataaaaaatacatacattagaGGTTTCATTGGCTATAAACAGTATAAAGATATTTTTACCAAGTCACAGTTTGATTTCCACTATATAACAAATTCAGTAAATTCTTTCCTTTTAGCTAGATCAATCAGTTCTTCAAGCTCCATCGACGGTTTCAGTTTAGTTCACTCAACTTGGGTTAATTGGGGTCCAAATATGAGACAACGAGCGTTTAGCGCAGTTTTGCTAATTAATTATCGCATTAAATTATGAATGGATCTTGAGTGTGAATGTTGTTGTGCATGTTTCCCACATTTGCTGATTGATTGAGTCAATGAAAACGCAATTAGATATTGTgatgttatttaaattaatatgctaTATATGTAGGAAATGTTGttaattggattttttttctttttagctgacgcagtttcagtttcgttttttaatacctatttaaaacataaatttgcaaacaacTTTTACACAATCGAAGATCGCGTTGGTCAATCCACAAAACTAGAaaagacgacgacaacaacaacaataacagatCACAGCGAGAGCTccaatataaaaaatataacaataaaaaagtagatgcaaaaaaaaaacaaaatgttacaAAGCTATTCGATGTGTGTTTATTGCTTTCGGgggtttttttgttgttgcttatttgGCAGCAACATTTCTTTTTGGAGATtaaaacatatacataaattgttAGCCgcattttaatgcaaatgctaATGAGCTAACAAGCTTTTAGAATGTGCTGAAAAAGCTCGCAAAAACTGTCAAAGGGATCATTACTTGAATGAGGTCATAGAAAGCTTTACGGATCAGGTCAGGTCAGGAGTTGTGACCCAACTAGACTTTGACTCGCAACTCCGATTGCGACTTCTATGGCGACGACCTCAATCTGCTCAACGGGTTTCGCgcctaatttaaatttttaactCATTTATTCGGTACACCCACTGTTCTCTTTGCTCCCCCCCTTCCAGTTGCCTAAGTTCGGACATTCATCTCCGCTTGGGGGCTTGCGGATCGTCGATCGCTTGCTTGATCGCTTGACCGTTCGATCGATGACGAAAGCAAACGCGAATGACGAACACGAAGGCAAAGGcgaaagccaacaacaaaatgctcAGTGTTTAAGGGGGCATTGGGCAAGGCCCCTGAAGACCttaaccgaaaccgaaacctAAGCGAACCGAAGAGCGCTGCATAATCATGCGCGAGCTTAAGCGGGCTTATAAAAGCGAGCGGTCGCATCGAGTTGGTCATCAGTTGCCTCAGCGGTTTCGTTCTTCAGCTACGTGAAGTTCCAAAGATTTCGTCCCCCCCAAGCAAGAAACTTCCAGCAATGAAGGTGAGTTCGTTGTCCGTTGGAAACTCTCTTTTCCCTGAGCTAATTCCTTAACTCCTCTTCATCTCTGGAACAGAtctttgtctgtctgtttgctGCACTTGTTGCCACCAGCTCGGCTGGCATCATtagcggtggcggcggcggcggaggaggaggaggcggcggTGGTTATAGTTATGGCATCGGTTCTGGCGGCGGAGGCGGTGGCCACACCGAAGTGCGCACTGTTAAGGTTATCCATGAGGGTACCGCTCAGATTGGCGGCGGCGGCTTTGGCGGTGGACACGGCGGTCATGgtggacatggcggacatggtCATGGTGGCCACCAGGAGGTCAAGACCATCAAAGTCATCCACCAGGAGGCACCGGCTGCCTATCACGGACACGGTCACGGACATGGCGGTGGTCATGGACACGGCTTCAGCAACGGCGGTCACCAGGAGGTGAAGACCATCAAGGTTATCCACCAGGAGGCTCCTGCTGCTCACGGATATGCTCATGGCGGCGGTCATGGCGGCAGTCACGGTGGACACGGCGGTTTCGGTGGTCACCAGGAGGTCAAGACTGTCAAGGTCATCCACGAAGAAGGACACGCTcttggcggcggcggcggttaCGCTGGTGGCTTCTCCCATGGCGGTGGCTACTCCCATGGCGGTGGTTTCTCTCACGGTGGTGGACACGGCGGTGCTCACCAGGAAGTCAAGACCATCAAAGTGATCCATGAGGAAGGTCATGCTCTTGGCGGCGGTGGAGGCGCTGGCGGTTACTCTGGTGGCTTCTCCCATGGCGGTGGACACGACTTTGGCCATGGCGGACACCAGGAGATCAAGACAGTCAAGGTAATCCATGAGGAGGGTCATGCTCtgggcggcggcggcggttaTGCTGGTGGCTTCTCCCACGGCGGCGGTTTTTCCCATGGCGGCGGTCATGGTGGTCATCAGGAAGTCAAGACCGTGAAGGTGATTCATGAGGAAGGACACGCCTTGGGCGGCGACGGTGGCTACACTGGAGGTTTCTCCCATGGCGGTGGTTTCTCTCACGGTGGTGGACACGGCGGCGCTCACCAGGAAGTCAAGACCATCAAGGTCATCCATGAGGAGGGTCATGCTCttggaggcggcggcggctaCGCTGGAGGTTTCTCCCACGGCGGCGGTTTCTCCCATGGCGGTGGTCATCAGGAGGTGAAGACCGTCAAGGTCATCCACGAGGAGGCTGCTCCAGCTCCCATTGCCGTGCACAACGAATACCTGCCTCCAGTTGTGTCCGCTCCAGCTCCCGGATACTTGCCTCCATCGGGTGCCTGGAAGTAAATGCCTTTCCAAGGCGTTGTTGCCCTGTGATGAACTGTGTCATAACTGTCACCTCTTCCCCTTTGTTGAATAGTTTTAAGAGTAATtacatcatttttttttgtcctcATAATTCCCATTAGTCGTCTAAGCTCAacactattttttttctgttgaaaatataatataaaatttaccaaaaacttatgatttatcattatttttgaTGTGGAGATCAATTTGGGCTGAGaagatttttaaaactttGCCATTGCTTGGGGTTGTCTAACATAATCTTACTTATTGGTATACATAACctcaaattatatattttgggTAAAATTGACTAGGAGCTGGATTTTATCATGTATTTAATGGTAATAACTTATTATTAGGATTAAATATGAGAAATATGTTCATGTTTTGTGACTTGTCTTGTTGCTTAAGGTTGCTCAACATAACCTTACTTATTGGCATACACAACctcaaataatatattttggttAATACTTACTAGAAGCTGGATTTTATCAAGTTATCAATTTATGAATGGTAATAACTTATAATTAACAGTAAATATGAGAGAGAGATTCATGTTTTGTGACTTGTCTTGTTGCTTAAGGTTGCTCAACATAACCTTACTTATTGGCATACACAACCTCAAATAATATAGTTTGGTTAATACTTACTAGAAGCTGGATTTTATCAAGTTATTAATGGTAATAACTTGTTATTAAGAATAGATATGAGAAATAAGTTCATGTCTTGTTGCTTAAGGTTACTTAACATAACCTTAATTATTAGTAT
It encodes the following:
- the LOC132796733 gene encoding uncharacterized protein LOC132796733 → MKIFVCLFAALVATSSAGIISGGGGGGGGGGGGGYSYGIGSGGGGGGHTEVRTVKVIHEGTAQIGGGGFGGGHGGHGGHGGHGHGGHQEVKTIKVIHQEAPAAYHGHGHGHGGGHGHGFSNGGHQEVKTIKVIHQEAPAAHGYAHGGGHGGSHGGHGGFGGHQEVKTVKVIHEEGHALGGGGGYAGGFSHGGGYSHGGGFSHGGGHGGAHQEVKTIKVIHEEGHALGGGGGAGGYSGGFSHGGGHDFGHGGHQEIKTVKVIHEEGHALGGGGGYAGGFSHGGGFSHGGGHGGHQEVKTVKVIHEEGHALGGDGGYTGGFSHGGGFSHGGGHGGAHQEVKTIKVIHEEGHALGGGGGYAGGFSHGGGFSHGGGHQEVKTVKVIHEEAAPAPIAVHNEYLPPVVSAPAPGYLPPSGAWK